In Halorubrum sp. PV6, a single window of DNA contains:
- a CDS encoding TatD family hydrolase has protein sequence MTDDLGTPVLDDHLHLDPRHGRGIDAVEDFVHLGGTHLLVVNKPSWHLGVEPDEPADFRPVFEETLDAVAAANEVLPGRAWPVLGVHPGLISRLVDERGFSPADARDLMCGGLEVASEFVADGEALALKSGRPHYDVSDAVWDASNAVTRRAFELGAACDCAVQLHTEASEDLTDLASVAEESGLDPTRVVKHYAEGRLAGPTPSVMSEKDRLERAAESGEPFLMETDFVDDPDRPGMVLGPKTVPRRVRWMLAEGYDEAVHTAHVETPRSVYDIDTEATLEEPSP, from the coding sequence ATGACCGACGACCTCGGGACGCCGGTGCTGGACGACCACCTCCACCTCGACCCGCGCCACGGGCGCGGCATCGACGCCGTCGAGGACTTCGTTCACCTCGGCGGCACCCACCTGCTCGTGGTGAACAAACCGTCGTGGCACCTCGGCGTCGAACCCGACGAACCGGCCGACTTCCGGCCCGTCTTCGAGGAGACGCTCGACGCGGTCGCGGCCGCAAACGAGGTCCTGCCGGGCCGGGCGTGGCCCGTCCTCGGCGTCCACCCTGGACTTATAAGCCGGCTCGTCGACGAGCGGGGGTTCTCGCCCGCGGACGCCCGCGACCTGATGTGCGGCGGGCTGGAGGTCGCGAGCGAGTTCGTCGCCGACGGCGAGGCGCTCGCGTTAAAGTCCGGGCGCCCGCACTACGACGTGAGCGACGCGGTCTGGGACGCCTCGAACGCCGTGACGCGGCGCGCGTTCGAACTCGGCGCCGCCTGCGACTGCGCGGTCCAGCTCCACACCGAGGCCAGCGAGGACCTCACCGATCTGGCCAGCGTCGCCGAGGAGTCGGGACTCGACCCGACGCGCGTCGTGAAACACTACGCCGAGGGGCGGCTCGCGGGCCCGACGCCGAGCGTGATGAGCGAGAAGGACCGGCTCGAACGCGCCGCCGAGTCGGGCGAGCCCTTCCTGATGGAGACCGACTTCGTCGACGACCCGGACAGGCCGGGGATGGTGTTGGGGCCGAAGACCGTTCCCCGCCGCGTCCGCTGGATGCTGGCGGAGGGGTACGACGAGGCGGTTCACACCGCGCACGTCGAGACGCCCCGCTCGGTGTACGACATCGACACCGAGGCGACGCTGGAGGAGCCCTCGCCGTGA
- a CDS encoding ATP-binding protein, whose translation MDAEAYRAQIYEIFTPPIEDVETRIDRGLELGTEYLDLSVGFFTRITAESQEILQAVGDHPLIQPGASCPLDEAYCRRTVELESPLAIQDANISSAVSETAVRTFDLGAYIGAKVSVDGVIHGTVCFADDDPRNRSFTDAEQFFVELIARLSGQALERQTYERQLTRREERLNEQEEIYRAVVDSNFDSVFRADTDGVFTYASESVRELLDYSPAGLVGQPITITYPDAEATDWAREKITQILNGEPAEVRDFPLETKFGSIVYSDIRGVPIYDGSVPDSQRTPDDIVEIQLMVRDASDRRQREGMISVINRVLRHNVRNEMGIIRGYAELLADELSEENAERADLICAAATRLLNLSESAQQIEQNRDTSSELEPLDVVPLVERIASECELRYPDDSILVDAPETAVAKTLPRIETALFELVDNAAKHGGDPASVDVEIEETDRWIVVRVSDDGPGLPELERAMLVTGKETPLVHGQGLGLWLTYWLVTTVDGETEVLDADARTAIEVRLPTPC comes from the coding sequence ATGGACGCCGAGGCGTATCGGGCGCAGATCTACGAGATATTTACACCACCTATCGAGGATGTCGAAACACGGATCGACCGGGGGCTCGAGCTCGGAACCGAGTATCTCGACCTCTCGGTCGGGTTCTTCACGCGGATCACCGCTGAGAGCCAAGAGATTCTTCAGGCAGTCGGCGACCATCCGTTGATCCAGCCGGGAGCGAGCTGTCCACTCGATGAGGCCTACTGTCGACGAACCGTCGAACTGGAAAGCCCGCTCGCCATCCAAGACGCCAACATCTCGTCCGCCGTTTCGGAAACGGCCGTTCGAACGTTCGACCTCGGCGCGTACATCGGAGCAAAAGTCAGCGTCGATGGGGTGATCCACGGAACCGTCTGTTTTGCCGACGACGACCCCCGGAACCGGTCGTTCACCGACGCCGAACAGTTCTTCGTCGAACTCATCGCTCGGCTCTCCGGACAGGCGCTCGAACGACAGACGTACGAACGACAGCTCACACGGCGCGAAGAACGACTGAACGAACAAGAAGAGATCTACCGCGCGGTCGTCGATTCGAACTTCGATTCGGTGTTCAGAGCGGACACGGACGGCGTGTTCACCTACGCCTCGGAGAGCGTCCGAGAACTCCTCGACTATTCGCCTGCCGGACTTGTGGGCCAGCCGATCACGATCACCTATCCCGACGCGGAGGCGACCGACTGGGCGAGGGAGAAAATCACGCAGATACTGAACGGAGAGCCGGCCGAGGTCCGCGATTTCCCCTTAGAAACGAAGTTCGGCTCGATCGTGTATTCCGATATTCGCGGCGTCCCGATCTACGACGGGAGCGTCCCCGACTCGCAGCGAACTCCGGACGACATTGTCGAAATCCAACTGATGGTTCGTGACGCGAGCGACCGCCGCCAACGCGAAGGGATGATAAGCGTCATCAACCGGGTGCTTCGGCACAACGTCCGAAACGAGATGGGCATTATCAGGGGGTACGCGGAACTGCTCGCAGACGAGCTGAGCGAAGAGAACGCGGAACGAGCAGACCTCATCTGTGCCGCTGCGACCCGGTTGCTTAACTTGAGTGAATCGGCCCAACAGATCGAACAGAACCGCGACACGTCCAGCGAGTTGGAGCCGCTGGACGTGGTTCCCCTCGTCGAGCGGATCGCCTCGGAGTGCGAACTGCGCTATCCGGACGACTCGATACTCGTGGACGCGCCGGAAACCGCCGTCGCGAAGACGCTCCCGCGCATCGAAACGGCGCTGTTCGAACTCGTCGATAACGCCGCGAAACACGGCGGTGATCCGGCATCGGTCGACGTCGAAATCGAGGAGACGGATCGATGGATTGTCGTCCGCGTGAGCGACGACGGCCCCGGACTGCCCGAGTTGGAACGAGCCATGCTGGTGACGGGCAAAGAGACGCCGCTGGTTCACGGGCAGGGACTGGGACTGTGGCTGACCTATTGGCTCGTGACGACGGTCGACGGCGAGACCGAGGTCCTGGACGCAGACGCCAGGACGGCGATCGAGGTCCGACTACCAACGCCCTGCTGA
- a CDS encoding DUF5830 family protein, which translates to MNGPASREEKLELGVELLAHLEHEELALPDAIDRIETVTTNPSLTRDILDAAEKRGVIEREGALLSVRRGGTYVNYERQVVQRDGEFDCRRCGTTITTGHFVKLDAGELGPFGSSCIRKVTGRDGDDSRTE; encoded by the coding sequence GTGAACGGCCCGGCCTCGCGCGAGGAGAAACTGGAGCTCGGCGTCGAGCTGTTGGCCCACCTCGAACACGAGGAGCTGGCGCTGCCGGACGCGATAGACCGGATCGAGACGGTGACGACGAACCCCTCGCTCACGCGCGACATCTTAGACGCCGCCGAGAAGCGCGGCGTGATCGAACGCGAGGGCGCGCTTCTCAGCGTCCGGCGCGGCGGGACCTACGTGAACTACGAGCGCCAAGTGGTCCAGCGCGACGGCGAGTTCGACTGTCGCCGCTGCGGGACGACGATCACGACCGGCCACTTCGTGAAACTGGACGCCGGCGAACTCGGCCCGTTCGGCTCATCCTGTATCCGGAAGGTGACCGGGCGCGACGGCGACGACTCCCGGACGGAGTAG
- a CDS encoding tRNA pseudouridine(54/55) synthase Pus10 codes for MDVLEVAARATETGPVCDACLGRLVADRSFGLSNAERGSSLRTALALRDDEDHEPVDTADCWICEGRCTEFDAWAERAAEAVEDIEFATYNVGTRPPPLIEENEALLRADAGLDDDAGEPFKSEFNREVGKRFGRLTGAEVSFDRPDVQFTIDLAEDAIDAKVNSTFVYGRYRKLERDIPQTEWPCRECKGSGRQGADPCDHCGGSGYLYDDSVEEYTAPIVEDVMDGTEATFHGAGREDVDALMLGTGRPFVIEVEEPRRRRVDTERLRADINAFADGAVEVEGLRLATYDMVERVKEHDAAKRYRAQVAFDADVDADALAAAVEELEGTTVEQYTPNRVDHRRASLTRERDVYEATAEREDARHATVEIHGEGGLYIKELISGDEGRTEPSLAGLLGVGAEVTALDVVAVEGESEPFEQDAYFRE; via the coding sequence ATGGACGTACTGGAGGTCGCGGCGCGGGCGACCGAGACGGGACCGGTGTGTGACGCCTGCCTCGGCCGACTCGTCGCCGACCGGAGTTTCGGGCTATCGAACGCCGAGCGCGGGTCGTCGCTGCGGACCGCGCTCGCGCTGCGCGACGACGAGGACCACGAGCCCGTCGACACCGCGGACTGTTGGATCTGTGAGGGCCGCTGTACCGAGTTCGACGCGTGGGCGGAACGCGCCGCCGAGGCGGTCGAGGACATCGAGTTCGCCACCTACAACGTCGGCACGCGCCCGCCGCCGTTGATCGAGGAGAACGAGGCGCTGCTCCGCGCGGACGCCGGCCTCGACGACGACGCGGGCGAGCCGTTTAAATCGGAGTTCAACCGCGAGGTCGGCAAGCGGTTCGGTCGGCTCACGGGCGCGGAGGTCTCGTTCGACCGCCCCGACGTGCAGTTCACCATCGATCTGGCCGAGGACGCCATCGACGCGAAGGTGAACTCCACGTTCGTGTACGGTCGCTACCGGAAACTGGAGCGCGACATCCCCCAGACCGAGTGGCCCTGCCGCGAGTGTAAAGGCTCCGGGCGACAGGGCGCCGACCCCTGTGACCACTGCGGCGGCTCCGGCTACCTCTACGACGACAGCGTCGAGGAGTACACCGCGCCCATCGTCGAGGACGTGATGGACGGCACCGAGGCGACGTTCCACGGCGCGGGTCGCGAGGACGTGGACGCCCTGATGCTCGGGACGGGCCGGCCGTTCGTGATCGAAGTCGAGGAGCCGCGTCGCCGCCGGGTCGACACCGAGCGCCTCCGGGCCGACATCAACGCCTTCGCCGACGGCGCCGTTGAGGTCGAGGGGCTCCGCCTCGCGACCTACGACATGGTCGAGCGGGTGAAAGAACACGACGCGGCCAAGCGCTACCGCGCGCAGGTCGCCTTCGACGCCGACGTGGACGCCGACGCCCTCGCGGCCGCGGTCGAGGAACTGGAGGGGACGACCGTCGAACAGTACACGCCGAACCGGGTCGACCACCGGCGCGCGAGCCTCACCCGCGAGCGCGACGTGTACGAGGCGACCGCCGAGCGCGAGGACGCGCGCCACGCGACCGTCGAGATTCACGGCGAAGGCGGCCTCTACATCAAGGAGCTCATCTCCGGCGACGAGGGGCGCACGGAGCCGAGCCTCGCCGGCCTCCTCGGCGTCGGCGCCGAGGTCACCGCGCTCGACGTGGTCGCCGTCGAGGGGGAGTCCGAGCCGTTCGAGCAGGACGCGTACTTCCGCGAGTGA
- a CDS encoding universal stress protein, whose amino-acid sequence MNGSEAGEGGGGATEPGIDGAPSEDAPQVGEPIVDATVAAAVESTATATDASLERADRASRPDRVSSILVAVAPGPHSGATVDVARAIADATEAWLELFHVVPSDAALADGPPGTAGSEAAHADDTPQTGGDQADYVATGEGMLDAARDRLGSFDRVDRWLVEDRSAAGAIVEQSPYYDLVVIGAPTTGTVGRFVFGSTADTVIDDAAVPVVVVEGDGSAALEGS is encoded by the coding sequence ATGAACGGGAGCGAGGCCGGCGAGGGGGGCGGCGGAGCGACTGAACCGGGGATCGACGGCGCCCCGAGCGAGGACGCCCCGCAGGTCGGCGAGCCGATAGTGGATGCCACGGTCGCGGCGGCGGTCGAGTCGACGGCGACGGCGACCGACGCGTCGCTCGAACGGGCGGATCGCGCGTCGCGGCCGGACCGCGTCTCCTCGATCCTCGTCGCCGTCGCACCCGGCCCGCACTCGGGGGCGACCGTGGACGTGGCACGGGCGATAGCGGACGCGACCGAGGCGTGGCTCGAACTCTTTCACGTCGTCCCCTCGGACGCCGCGCTGGCCGACGGCCCGCCGGGGACGGCCGGCAGCGAGGCCGCACACGCCGACGATACGCCGCAGACCGGGGGCGACCAAGCCGACTACGTCGCGACCGGCGAGGGGATGCTCGACGCCGCCCGCGACCGGCTGGGGAGTTTCGACCGGGTCGACCGCTGGCTCGTCGAGGACCGGTCGGCGGCGGGCGCGATCGTCGAGCAGTCGCCCTACTACGATCTGGTCGTCATCGGCGCGCCCACGACCGGGACCGTCGGGCGGTTCGTCTTCGGCTCCACGGCCGACACCGTGATCGACGACGCCGCGGTCCCCGTGGTCGTCGTCGAGGGAGACGGCTCGGCCGCCTTAGAGGGGTCGTAG
- a CDS encoding Lrp/AsnC family transcriptional regulator → MAEDPIDDVDRAILYALQEDARNSSSGDIAKRTGTSDSTVRKRIQQLESDEIIKGYSAEVDYQESGYPLRMLLYCTAAIPERGKLLPKILEIDGVVSVQELVTGEQNLLVTVVGESDGDITPVAQELLDMGVTVADEVLVRSHETTPFGKFDAETDE, encoded by the coding sequence ATGGCAGAGGACCCGATCGACGACGTGGACAGGGCGATCCTGTACGCGCTACAGGAGGACGCCCGGAACAGCTCGTCCGGGGACATCGCGAAGCGAACGGGCACCTCGGACAGCACCGTCCGCAAGCGCATCCAGCAGCTCGAGAGCGACGAGATAATCAAGGGGTACAGCGCCGAGGTCGACTACCAGGAGTCGGGGTACCCGCTTCGGATGCTGCTCTACTGTACCGCGGCGATACCCGAGCGCGGGAAGTTGCTGCCGAAGATCCTCGAAATCGACGGCGTCGTCTCGGTACAAGAGTTGGTCACCGGCGAGCAGAACCTCCTCGTCACCGTGGTCGGCGAGTCGGACGGCGACATCACGCCCGTCGCACAGGAGCTGCTCGACATGGGCGTGACCGTCGCCGACGAGGTCCTCGTTCGGAGCCACGAGACGACCCCGTTCGGCAAGTTCGACGCGGAGACCGACGAGTAA
- a CDS encoding amidohydrolase family protein, with translation MEELTGTILAGESFEPIRGRLVVEDGRIEAVEETDTSSDDIVLPAFVNAHTHIGDSVAKEAAVGLSLDEAVAPPNSRKHRRLAAADRDDLVAAMRRTLRYMRQTGTVSCLDFRENGVYGARALRDAAEPVAVDPFIFGSDDPAVLDVADGYGASGANDNEFSTQRAACTERGVPFAIHAGEPDATDIHPALDLDPDLLVHMVHAEREHLDRVASQSVPIAVCPRANTVLGVGDAPLRSLLDHTTVALGTDNVMLNSPSMFREMADAAKRFDVTDREVLRMATTAGAEIAGLDCGVIEPGRRAALVVLDGASNNLADSVDPVASVVRRASALDVKRVIG, from the coding sequence ATGGAGGAACTCACGGGGACGATTCTCGCCGGGGAGTCGTTCGAGCCGATCCGCGGCCGCCTCGTCGTCGAGGACGGCCGGATCGAGGCGGTCGAGGAGACCGACACGTCGTCGGACGACATCGTCCTGCCGGCGTTCGTCAACGCGCACACGCACATCGGCGACTCCGTCGCGAAGGAGGCGGCCGTCGGCCTCTCGCTCGACGAGGCCGTGGCCCCGCCGAACAGCCGCAAACACCGTCGGCTGGCGGCCGCCGACCGCGACGACCTCGTGGCGGCGATGCGGCGCACCCTCCGGTACATGCGCCAGACGGGGACGGTATCCTGTCTCGACTTCCGCGAGAACGGCGTGTACGGAGCGCGAGCGCTCCGCGACGCGGCCGAGCCGGTCGCCGTCGACCCGTTCATCTTCGGCAGCGACGACCCGGCCGTCCTCGACGTCGCCGACGGCTACGGGGCGTCCGGCGCCAACGACAACGAGTTCTCCACGCAGCGCGCGGCCTGTACCGAACGCGGGGTCCCGTTCGCCATCCACGCCGGCGAGCCGGACGCGACCGACATCCACCCCGCGCTCGACTTAGACCCGGACCTGCTCGTCCACATGGTCCACGCCGAACGGGAGCACCTCGACCGCGTCGCGTCCCAGTCAGTCCCGATCGCCGTGTGCCCGCGGGCGAACACGGTCCTCGGCGTCGGGGACGCGCCGCTGCGTTCCCTCCTCGATCACACGACCGTCGCGCTCGGCACGGACAACGTCATGTTGAACTCGCCGTCGATGTTCCGCGAGATGGCGGACGCGGCGAAGCGGTTCGACGTGACCGACCGCGAGGTGTTGCGGATGGCGACGACCGCCGGGGCGGAGATCGCCGGCCTCGACTGCGGGGTCATCGAACCCGGCCGCCGGGCGGCGCTCGTCGTCCTCGACGGCGCGTCGAACAACTTGGCCGACTCGGTCGACCCCGTCGCGTCGGTGGTCCGCCGCGCGAGCGCGCTCGATGTCAAGCGCGTGATCGGCTGA
- a CDS encoding proton-conducting transporter membrane subunit, with protein MAGRTSNSAVGALPDTATESSLVPVACTWLAWSLFVASLAALVGRVGFGVGVGWEIPGFVAVDGLTVLMWVVVTFFGGIVHSYSRRYMAGSAHETKFFVGVFGFVTVVLLLVAADHLALFALLWLAMGLVMAGLIGIASGWDQAQAAGALARRYFVASSALLGVALGALWWTTGATTVSGVAASADALGGPVWLLAAGALVLAAMIQSALVPFHGWLLSSMTAPTPASALMHAGFVNAGGVLLLRFAPVVTVDAGLMLAIVALGATSALLGKLLRSVRPDVKSKLACSTIGQMGFMIMQAGLGFFGAAITHLILHGFYKAYHFLGAGGEVERTNPKPSSTDSVGRLGAVVTLLTGLAGGALFVLVTGKGAGFDTGLLLALFVVFTTLHAARNVVRRTSLPATVRYGAIPLVFLPAITVYAVVYRGVSAVLTDVPLVTAPTELTVFHGVVAVAFLAAYVGVDAGVHERSRRLYVALVNASHPSAGTVLTNAEDYNEY; from the coding sequence ATGGCAGGACGCACCTCGAACTCGGCGGTCGGAGCGCTTCCGGACACGGCGACGGAGTCGTCGCTCGTGCCCGTCGCATGCACGTGGCTCGCGTGGTCGCTGTTCGTGGCGAGCCTCGCGGCGCTCGTCGGCCGAGTTGGGTTCGGCGTCGGCGTCGGCTGGGAGATCCCCGGCTTCGTCGCCGTCGACGGGCTGACGGTCCTGATGTGGGTCGTCGTCACCTTCTTCGGCGGTATCGTCCACAGCTACTCCCGCCGGTACATGGCGGGGAGCGCCCACGAGACGAAGTTCTTCGTCGGCGTCTTCGGATTCGTGACGGTCGTGCTGCTGCTCGTCGCGGCCGACCACCTCGCCCTGTTCGCCCTCCTCTGGCTGGCGATGGGGCTGGTGATGGCGGGGCTCATCGGCATCGCCAGCGGCTGGGACCAAGCGCAGGCGGCCGGGGCGCTCGCGCGTCGCTACTTCGTCGCCAGCAGCGCGCTGCTCGGCGTCGCACTCGGCGCGCTCTGGTGGACGACCGGCGCGACGACGGTGTCCGGCGTCGCAGCGAGCGCGGACGCGCTCGGCGGCCCGGTGTGGCTCCTCGCCGCCGGCGCGCTGGTCCTCGCGGCGATGATCCAGTCCGCGCTCGTCCCGTTCCACGGGTGGCTGCTCTCCTCGATGACGGCGCCGACGCCGGCGTCCGCGCTGATGCACGCCGGGTTCGTCAACGCGGGCGGCGTCCTCCTGTTGCGCTTCGCGCCCGTCGTCACCGTCGACGCCGGACTCATGCTCGCTATCGTCGCGCTCGGGGCGACCAGCGCGCTCCTCGGAAAGCTCCTCAGGTCCGTCCGCCCGGACGTGAAGAGCAAACTCGCCTGCTCGACGATAGGCCAGATGGGGTTTATGATCATGCAGGCCGGCCTCGGCTTCTTCGGCGCGGCGATCACCCACCTCATCCTCCACGGCTTTTATAAGGCCTACCACTTCCTCGGGGCGGGCGGCGAGGTCGAGCGGACGAATCCGAAGCCCTCGTCGACGGACTCGGTAGGGCGTCTCGGCGCCGTCGTGACCCTCCTGACCGGGCTGGCCGGCGGTGCGCTGTTCGTCTTGGTCACCGGGAAGGGAGCGGGCTTCGACACCGGGCTCCTGCTGGCGCTTTTCGTCGTGTTCACGACCCTCCACGCGGCCCGCAACGTGGTCCGCCGCACCTCGTTGCCGGCGACGGTCCGGTACGGGGCGATCCCCCTGGTGTTTCTGCCCGCCATCACCGTGTACGCGGTCGTGTACCGGGGCGTCTCGGCGGTTCTGACCGATGTCCCGCTCGTCACGGCGCCGACCGAACTGACCGTGTTCCACGGTGTCGTGGCCGTCGCCTTCCTCGCCGCGTACGTCGGGGTCGACGCGGGCGTCCACGAGCGCAGCCGGCGGCTCTACGTCGCGCTCGTGAACGCGAGCCACCCGTCCGCCGGGACGGTGCTGACGAACGCGGAGGATTACAATGAGTACTGA